The genome window AGCCGGGGCCGGTTGTTGCGTCGGGGGACGGGTACTGGAACGAGTTCGCGCCGAGGGTGGAAGGCTACAACGGCGTGCTGGCCAAGGCCATCGCCGCGGGCACCGGCCAGCTCGTGAAGGGCATCTTCATGTGCAGCGAGGCCTACGCCAGCCAGGTGCTTCTGTTTCTGTACGCTGCCCAGTGCCCCTCCCGTGCTCTGTGGCAAGTGACAAGTCCATCCAGTGGAGAATAGCTTTGCTGTGCGTCATGTCTCACGTCCCGGACCATTGTTGGTTGCTTGCAGGTTCAGAGAGGAGCCGATCTGTTTCGCCCACAGGCTGCCGGCAGCGCACGGAGCAGATTCGGCGACGCCGCTGGTGGCGCCAACAGGAACACCAAGCCTGGAGCAGTCAACAAGAGTCTCAAGAGGTAACTCAAGAACCTATGCATGCTTTCTTTTGTCCTGCATCTACTGTCTATGCTCATGTTAATAGCAAGCTTTGCTGATTGCGTTGATCAATTCAGGGTCAGGAAGCTGTCGGAGATGACCGAGAAGATGAGCCAGTCGCTGCTCGACACGGTCATCTCGGTGACCGGGTCCATGGCGGCGCCGCTGATCCGCTCCAAGCAAGGGCGAGCATTCCTCGCCACCGTGCCCGGCGAGGTCATCCTGGCATCTCTTGACGCCATCAGTGAGtgccctgctgctgctgccgccaacCGCTTTTGAAAGCATAATGTTCGGTGTGGAAGAATGTATGAGATGTCCAAAACTATGTGGATCACTCCTTGCCTTTCCGTCCGTGACAGACAAAGTAATGGATGCGGTAGAGAACGCCGAGAAGAAGTCACTCGCTGCAACTTCGAATGTCGTCGCTGGTGCAGTGTCCAGGAGGTAAGAACACTCGAATGTCGGTTAAAAAAAACGAAATTTGGGTAGAAGATTGTTTCATGCGGCCGATTCAGGTACGGCGAGAACGCAGGAGAGGCAACCCAAGACGCGTTCGCGACGGCCGGCCACGCCGTGGGGACGGCGTGGAACCTCTTCAAGATCCGGAAGGCCGTCACGCCATCGTCCTCCATGCCCGGGAACATGGTCAAGAGCGCCATCAAGAACAGGAACTGACGTCGGCACCAGACAGTTGCTCATTGTGCTCCTCTTGATGATCATATACCCAGAATGATCGGACAGTAATTCAATGCGCTCCTCTTACTCTGGATGATAATGTACCCATAATGGCGTGTAACTATCGTGTGTGCACCATCGACATTAACAAATACTTGTTCCAACAACTGATAACATCATGCCATTAAGGCATTCACAAATGTAAGAAAAATAGACTAGCCTTGAAAACAAAGGTCCAAACAACTACCGAACTGCAACCCAAAACTAGTTCATGAGCAATCACTGTTCACTGGCGCAAATGCAGCACGATCAAAGCTGATATGGATCAGAGGTGAGCAAATGACAACTGCATGACAAAATGGATTGGCTTGCAAATGACACAACTGCATGACAAAATAGCCTTCTCATCTCACAACATGCTACAGCCAATCCGGGTAGGTTCACATCCAGGAATTACAAAActtcacttactgctgagtgcggaaCAAAACCTAACACGACCATAATTATGACATTGCAACTAGACGACCACCCAGAGTTCAGGACAGTAATACAGAAATATAAATGACTGTTTACTTCTTCTTGGCGTCACCAGCCTTGGTCTGTAAAAGACGTAAAGCATGTATTACACACGTGGCACAGTAAGTAATATAAACTTCACAAGAGGACTGCATGTCAGTAGATAGCTCACCTTCTTGACACCACGGATCTTCTTGGccctgttcttccgctctttcatttgcttgcgggacttctcaaccttagtagCAAGACCATTCTGGCAATACAAACACAAAAATTCAAGCAGATGAATAGCCTCAGTAGCGGCAGTATAGTGAGCATCCATCAGGTTCACGTCAATCAGAACTTACAAACCAATCATGACATGTCCTTCCAGTAAAGTAATGATGCATTAGTACTAATAAGATCGGCAAAGGAAAAGAGCTGCCAACGAGGACGTATATCACGACCAGTTCTTGTTCAATGTTGAAACTATATTGCATCATGATATATAGACAAGTATCTGGAGTTGACCTATTGTGACGTAAATGTAAATATTATAATGACAAGATTGTGTAGTGAAAACTGTTTCTCAGCTTACAACAAGAATGGAAGGCACGCTACAGCAAAAACTGTAATTTCAGCATAGAGATTGCATGTCCATCGGTTTCTACTACCATGATCTCAATCGCAGGTACCATTTACAAACAATTAGCGTCACACGCATATCAATGTGAAACCATTTACAGAGAAGCAGTGCTAGCCACATCCAATCTCTAGTTTCACAGGTGCAATGATGCTCCTTGCTCCCACAAAAAAACGAAGTGACAGAACAAAAGAGTTTACCATTTACCAAGACATTAGCAACAGCGACACATATGATGCCAGCGGTACTTAATCAGTAATCAGGCATTTTACTGTCCAACTATCAAACTTATATAATCAAGCGTTTATAACATCGTATATATAATCAAGCGTTTATAACATCATAGCTACAGGTAACGAAAGCAAGGGCCAGGCGACAACATACCCTGATGAGGCGGTATTTGGGCTCGAACTTCTTGGCAGACTCGAGGTTATCGTAGATGAGGCCGAAGCCAGTGGACTTGCCTCCACCGAAGTGGGTGCGGAACTTGAAGACGAAGATGGTGTTGGGGTCCTTCACCTCGTACATCTTGGCAAGCCTCTCCTTCAACtccgcctacacaaagagaacaagcagaacaacccTGAGATCCAGGCCAGAAGCTCCCGCCATATGAGCCGCGCACACAGTACCGGGGCCGATATCTCACCTTGGAGACGTTGGCGCGGCCGGGGTGGATAACCTCAAGCACCTGCAAGAATGAGGGAGGAGAGGCAGAGATTTAGTGAGAGATGGGGACGAGACGGGGAGCACCGATGGAATGATTGGAAGGTGTTGGTCTGATGGACGTCACTTACAAATTGTTTGCGGGCCAGCAGGCGGTTGGTCATGAACTTGCGAGTGCGGAGGGTGACCGCCGAGGTGGCCTTGGAGTCCGCCATGGTTGAGCTAGCCGCACCGCCGTCGGAGGAGAAATGGAGGCTGTGGCTGCGCGAGACGGCTAGAGGAACGAGGGTTAAGGGGCTGGGTGGCGGCACGGAAAACCCTAGGGGTGGGCGAAGCGGTTGTTTATATAGTGGGCTTGGAGATGCCGTTGGTGATGTTTCTAGGTGAAGTACGATGGGCCGTCTTCAAACGGGCCGCCTTATGGTCTGGTCATTAGTGCTTTGGATGGCCTCGGCTGAGTCGATCGAATCTACTTGCATCACAAAAGAGTAAAACAATCATGAAAAATGGCAGAGTGAGCAATTTGGAGTTTTCGAACAAGTTCAATAATATAGCCAACAATAGACTTTATAATATTTCCATGTCAGATATAGCCAACTAAAACTATAGTCTTACAATAACACTAGTTGTACATTTAATACTTGATATCTCTTTCGTTCACAATCAATCTTGGAGTTCGTTACCAGCTTGCTTTGAAAACTAACTAGCATATAACACGTGTTAACGCTACGATCACGCAGAGGGGAAGGGAGGGGTCAGCGGCGACGATGACGCAAGGGGAGATGTGGACGTCGACGGTGACGAGTGAGGGAGAGGGGCAGTGGGACGCAAAGGAAGGGAGAGGCTAGGAGTGCGGGGTCACTAGGGAGAGGGAGGGATGAGAGGTGATCTAAATAACATTGCTCATTAAATTTGAGTAGGAGAGATAGGATTATCTAGCGATCTGAATCGTTGGTTTTGATGGCATGTTAAGTCTGGGTGAAATTTGTTTGTTGGATTTAGTGAAGGGTATGAGTATAGGGGTGATTTGGTTAGGTGAGTTTTGTAAAGTTAAAACTGATAAATTATAGTGATGAATTATAGTGTTATAGATAATTATCTTTAAATATTAGGTACACAAAAATCATATAGGTCCAATCAATCATCATTAATGTTACCTAACTTAAATTGACGACAAAACATATGTTAATCATAATAATTTAGTGTTATCATTGATTAATAATCTAGTGTTATCATTAATCATTAAAACTATATACTTTTTGCCATTAAGTGTTTGACTACATTTGCGAAAGACGTTAGACTAATTTTGGTTCAGAATATCTAAGACTCCTGGTGGAATATTTTTTGCATGCATTGAATGCATTGGTAGAATAGTTTGGTCGCTTGGAAAGTCCAATATATTTTCTCAATCCCTCAAAATCACCGCTCAATCGACTACTGAGGGCTAATTTGACAACTTTTTTAAGGGATTTTCATTTccgggaaattagtttatttttctttAAAAAATAGAAAATTCACGAAAAAATAGagttgccaagtttgtaaaaTCATCAATCTCTAACACCGTTTAAAAAACAACCTGTGCCACGATAAGATGTAGAGGCAGTACCGCCACATCATGTGTGGCAAAGCAACTGATCGGGCACATTCGTCGTGCAAATGAAAACCCCAACACACATGAAAAAAAAAGCATCCAGGTCTCGAACTACATAGTAATAATAAGATAAACACGGTGCCCCTTTGAGGATAATAAATCACAATTCAGTGGCTAGGTTTGTGAAGAAAAAAAACACAAGCAAAACAGTGCACAGATTGTAAAAAAAAAAGTATACGGACGACAAAATACGACAACCGAATATACAAAAAAAAAAGGTCTAGCTAGGACATCTCCTTGAATCTTGCCATGGCCTTCTTCTGGATGATGGTTTTGTAGCTGTCTCCGGCTTTGGCCTCCAGGATTGGATCAGCCTTCCGCTGCTGACTTCCTAGTCCAGCCCTGACGTCCACGGATTTTGCCTGGACTGGTTCCTTGATACCGCTGCCATCCTTTCCGAGACCCTGGATATTTGCGTAATAGTTGCAAGAAACAAAAACAATACAAATGCACACTCACATTAGAAGGAATACAATACAATATTTTTTGCACTTTCCACAATGCATGAAATATGGGCACACTGATTTCCCCTGGATGGAATCACTTCTCGTGTCCAACAAACTATTTATTCCACGCTAGACATCTTATCCACAACAACGAAGCTTTTTATCGCAAGTTGGATAGTTTAGAGTTCAAACCCAACAGAAAACCACAAGATTTAGACACGTGGATATCTTGTTTTACATGCACTCTTGTTCAAACTAATTTTTGTGCTATATTCTGTCCATTCAAGTCTCCTTTTATTGTATCGTCCCATATCAATTTCAGTCTTCTCCTGTCCCACTTTTCATTGCTATCACACCTTAGAATCCAAAATGCATTGGTGCCTCTAGAGGACTTCATTGGATATATCCAAACCATCTCGACCTCTTTTCTTCAATTGGCACTACCCTTACCATACCACATATATCATCGTTCCAAACTCATTACTTTCTTATACGGCCACAAACCCAACGCAACGCACACATTTCCGCAACACTTGTCTATTAAACATGTCTTTTTTTAGGCCAACATTCTGCATCATACAACATAGCAGGTATAATCATCGTCCTATAAAATTTGCCTTTTAGCTTCTGTGGTACCCTCTTGTCATTTAAAACACCACATGCTTGAAGCCACTTCATCCACACAGGTTTGATTCATGGCTAACATCTTAATCGATATCCACGTCGCTTTATAGCATTGGTCCTAAATACTTAAAGATATCTTTCATGGGCACTACTTGGCCTCCAAACATCTTGCTCATGTGTAGTAGTGCCAAATTCATATCTCATATATTCAGTTTTAGTTCTAAAGAGTCTAAAACCTTTGGGCTCTAGAGTCTCCCGTGACAACTCTAATTTCCTATTTTTCTGCCCGGCTTTTGTCATCTAGCACTACATAAAAAAACATACACTAAGGCATCTCCCCTTATATGCCCCTTGTAACACATCACTAATGCaacaagggctcaaagttgatccttgatgtagtcctattctAACCGAAAAGTCATCCGTGTCTCCATCATCACAACATTGTTGTATATGTCCTTAATGAGTCCAACATACTTCATTAAAGGTGCGCTGGGTTCAGTTGTCTGCTTTGAGAAAAATTGCTTATGATGTCTGCTGAGAGTTGTTTGTTGTGAAAAAGCTAAAAGTCGTTTGGTTCAAACTGATGTGAGAATGTAGACTTCATATGATCTATTGCAAGACTGTTTATATGCAAATTGACCGTGGTGCAACATGCAACATTATTCGTGATGATTGACATAATTTTCACCATTATAGTTAGAGATGCAAGCGGATATTGGTTCATATGTTAATTTTTTGTTTTTGCTTCGATTGTGAATAAAGAATCTGCTAATCTGTTGTGTAAATccgtattcttgtttttagcattgaacttgttaagattcataaaaaGAAAACGTCAAATTTTGTCATATATCTTCTCAAATGATATATATATAAAATTTGAATATGGATTCAAATGTTTTTTCATGTTTTTCGTTGTGGGAAGCAAATAATGCACAAAAAATATGCGACATTTTTTCTTGTTTTTATAATGTGTTTAACAACATAACTAAATATTAGCGCCAAATCCTATACGTATCTATTTCAAAATATTAAATTTATCCTAATAATTCAGATGTCTACTTCAACCCCTATTATAACATTTCATACATATAAATAACTACAAAATAACTTAAAAACAACTAAATAACTAAACAGCGTCTTCCTGGAGAGGGGGTCGCGCATACGGAAGCCGCCAAGGCTACTGTAGAGGACAGTGATATGGTACTGGGATGGTGGGAGGGCATGCGGCCGAACCCTAGCTTTTCTCTGGGTTTTGTTTGGTCCCTACTCGATGTGTGTTGAAAAATTAAAGTGTATAAGTTGATTGACTACCTTCTCCTAATAGATTAAACTTTTGAGTTGAACTGGTTACTGCATCCACTCTAACATAGTATCGGAATCAGAGGTTTCAAGTTCAAAACCTACAGAAGTTTGTGCCTCCGCCCCTTTATTTCCACGTATGCGCCTCTCTGGCTGCACGTGCGTGAAGATGTTGAAATGTATAAGTGAATTGACTACCTTCTTCTATAATAGCTTAAGCTTTTGGATTGAACAGTGTGAAGAAAACGATGAAAGAGAAAAGGTGAAAGAAAGAGAAATAACAGTCTAGTGCCCCTTAACCGATGTCAGGTGGGTAAATTCTTCGAACTTGACTTTGTTGCC of Zea mays cultivar B73 chromosome 8, Zm-B73-REFERENCE-NAM-5.0, whole genome shotgun sequence contains these proteins:
- the LOC100285164 gene encoding Senescence/dehydration-associated protein At4g35985, chloroplastic, producing the protein MGCCGAAMSARPRGIHEETLLRVPGASVHLLAGSSDGPVELARGDLAVVRLTKDDVAVATAVRVGRDLGWPLARDEPVVRLDPLHYLFTLPAADKDGTFLNYGVSFNAGAGADASALASLDGLLRSNACFSAPSSGAVVPPSKGSSRARPQPGPVVASGDGYWNEFAPRVEGYNGVLAKAIAAGTGQLVKGIFMCSEAYASQVQRGADLFRPQAAGSARSRFGDAAGGANRNTKPGAVNKSLKRVRKLSEMTEKMSQSLLDTVISVTGSMAAPLIRSKQGRAFLATVPGEVILASLDAINKVMDAVENAEKKSLAATSNVVAGAVSRRYGENAGEATQDAFATAGHAVGTAWNLFKIRKAVTPSSSMPGNMVKSAIKNRN
- the LOC542641 gene encoding 40S ribosomal protein S24-1; the protein is MADSKATSAVTLRTRKFMTNRLLARKQFVLEVIHPGRANVSKAELKERLAKMYEVKDPNTIFVFKFRTHFGGGKSTGFGLIYDNLESAKKFEPKYRLIRNGLATKVEKSRKQMKERKNRAKKIRGVKKTKAGDAKKK